A stretch of Pleuronectes platessa chromosome 24, fPlePla1.1, whole genome shotgun sequence DNA encodes these proteins:
- the LOC128431339 gene encoding OX-2 membrane glycoprotein: MIRALTLVLFALGLFQTGLTSVIQSVETVEEAVGEDALLSCQVLKSEKVVQVTWQKQTMDDVTNLATSNTIFGSRVMSDFKDRVVVKDGGLHSRSIVIKNVTEEDEGCYLCHFIPKPAGALPGRTCLKVYELHEPVLHVRESNSTDEFLVSCSATGRPAPTVTLNVTQQDFYLSQNQTVLINTNGTFTVTATAMLAGFHDAGTLVGCAVQVLSCRKEAFVEIPDVKLMPPSGEKHFYSHTFIE; encoded by the exons ATGATTCGTGCACTCACACTCGTCCTCTTTGCGTTAGGACTCTTCCAGACAG GTCTAACATCTGTAATCCAGTCTGTGGAGActgtggaggaggcagtgggagAAGATGCTCTCCTCAGCTGTCAGGTCCTAAAGTCTGAAAAGGTGGTGCAGGTCACATGGCAGAAACAGACGATGGATGACGTGACCAATCTCGCCACCTCCAACACTATCTTTGGTTCCAGGGTGATGTCAGACTTCAAAGACAGAGTGGTGGTGAAAGATGGTGGACTGCACAGCCGCTCAATAGTGATCAAGAATGTgacggaggaggatgaaggctgCTACCTCTGCCACTTCATCCCCAAACCTGCTGGAGCACTCCCTGGCAGAACCTGCCTCAAGGTCTATG AGCTGCATGAACCCGTTCTACACGTGAGAGAATCAAATTCAACTGATGAGTTCCTGGTTTCCTGCTCCGCCACAGGACGACCTGCTCCAACTGTAACTCTCAACGTCACACAGCAAGACTTCTACCTCTCACAGAACCAAACTGTGTTGATCAACACAAACGGTACATTCACTGTCACTGCCACAGCCATGTTGGCAGGTTTCCATGATGCTGGCACACTTGTTGGATGTGCCGTGCAGGTGCTCTCCTGTCGTAAAGAGGCGTTTGTGGAGATTCCTGACGTGAAACTGATGCCTCCCAGTGGTGAGAAACACTTCTACAGCCACACATTCATAGAATGA
- the LOC128430917 gene encoding butyrophilin-like protein 2, translated as MIPALTLVLFALGLFQTGLTSVIQSVETVEEAVGEDALLSCQILKSEKVVQVTWQKQTMDDVTNLATSNTVSGSRVMSDFRGKVEVKDGGLHSRSIVIKNVTKEDEGCYLCHFITKPAGALPGRTCLRVYELHEPVLHVRESSSSDEFLVSCSATGRPAPTVTLNVTQQDFYLSQNQTVLINTNGTFTVTVTAVLAGFHDAGTLVGCAVQVLSRSKEAFVEIPDVKLTPPSGLTSVIQSVETVEEAVGEDALLSCQILQSEKVVHVTWQKQTLDGVTNLATSNTIFGSRVMSDFKGRVVVKDGGLHNSSIVIKNVTEEDEGCYLCLFITNPAGAFTGRTCLKVYELHEPVLHVRESSSTDEFLVSCSVTGRPAPTVTLNVTEQDFYLSQNQTVLINTNGTFTVTATAVLAGFHDAGRRVGCAVQVHSCRKEEFVEIPDVKVTPPSGLDEGSGSAAFIVMWIVVVTCLCAASVLAVLLIQKLRSRSFGPSHRDQEKTEVPQTADADTVQVPLFTPEKSSVRERTPHSKSQQRKETDPESSSTARRIQSDQVQVPLFTPEKSPVTKRTPHSKLMKNKQTDRQSSSTARRLDFDH; from the exons ATGATTCCTGCACTTACACTCGTCCTCTTTGCGTTAGGACTCTTCCAGACAG GTCTAACATCTGTAATCCAGTCTGTGGAGActgtggaggaggcagtgggagAAGATGCTCTCCTCAGCTGTCAGATCCTAAAGTCTGAAAAGGTGGTGCAGGTCACATGGCAGAAACAGACGATGGATGACGTGACCAATCTCGCCACCTCCAACACTGTCTCTGGCTCCAGGGTGATGTCAGACTTCAGAGGCAAAGTGGAGGTGAAAGATGGTGGACTGCACAGCCGCTCCATAGTGATCAAGAATGTGACgaaggaggatgaaggctgCTACCTCTGCCACTTCATCACCAAACCTGCTGGAGCACTCCCTGGCAGAACCTGCCTCAGGGTCTATG AGCTGCATGAACCCGTTCTACACGTGAGAGAATCAAGTTCAAGTGATGAGTTCCTGGTTTCCTGCTCCGCCACAGGACGACCTGCTCCAACCGTAACTCTCAACGTCACACAGCAAGACTTCTACCTCTCACAGAACCAAACTGTGTTGATCAACACAAACGGTAcattcactgtcactgtcacagCCGTGTTGGCAGGTTTCCATGATGCTGGCACACTGGTTGGATGTGCCGTGCAGGTGCTCTCCCGTAGTAAAGAGGCGTTTGTGGAGATTCCTGACGTGAAACTGACGCCTCCTAGTG GTCTAACATCTGTAATCCAGTCTGTGGAGActgtggaggaggcagtgggagAAGATGCTCTCCTCAGCTGTCAGATCCTACAGTCTGAAAAGGTGGTGCATGTCACATGGCAGAAACAGACGCTGGATGGGGTGACCAATCTTGCCACCTCCAACACTATCTTTGGCTCCAGGGTGATGTCAGACTTCAAAGGCAGAGTGGTGGTGAAAGATGGTGGACTGCACAACAGCTCCATAGTGATCAAGAATGTgacggaggaggatgaaggctgCTACCTCTGCCTCTTCATCACCAACCCTGCTGGAGCGTTCACTGGCAGAACCTGCCTCAAGGTCTATG AGCTGCATGAACCCGTTCTACATGTGAGAGAATCAAGTTCAACTGATGAGTTCCTGGTTTCCTGCTCCGTCACAGGACGACCTGCTCCAACCGTAACTCTCAACGTCACAGAGCAAGACTTCTACCTCTCACAGAACCAAACTGTGTTGATCAACACAAACGGTACATTCACTGTCACTGCCACAGCCGTGTTGGCAGGTTTCCATGATGCTGGCAGACGGGTTGGATGTGCCGTGCAGGTGCACTCCTGTCGTAAAGAGGAGTTTGTGGAGATTCCTGATGTGAAAGTGACGCCTCCTAGTG GTTTGGATGAAGGATCTGGATCTGCTGCATTCA TCGTGATGTGGATTGTGGTAGTGACCTGCCTTTGTGCTGCTTCAGTCTTAGCTGTCCTGTTAATACAAAAACTACGGAGCAG ATCCTTCGGACCGTCACACAGAGACCAGGAGAAGACTGAGGTTCCTCAAACTGCAGACGCTGATAC gGTCCAAGTACCTTTGTTCACACCAGAGAAGAGTTCGGTCAGAGAACGGACACCTCATTCGAAATCgcagcagagaaaagagacagacCCTGAGTCGTCTTCAACAGCTAGAAGAATTCAATCCGACCA gGTCCAAGTACCTTTGTTCACACCAGAGAAGAGTCCGGTCACAAAACGGACACCTCATTCGaaattgatgaaaaataaacagacagaccGCCAGTCGTCTTCAACAGCCAGAAGACTTGACTTTGACCATTAG